A region of Subdoligranulum variabile DNA encodes the following proteins:
- a CDS encoding ammonium transporter: MYNSADVTWTLVAAFMVFFMQAGFALCEAGLTRAKNTGNILMKNMMDFCIGTPCYWLVGFGVMFAGTGAFIGGFDPFIQGSYDFGGLPLWVYVVFQTVFCATAATIVSGSMAERTKFSAYCLYSAAISLIVYPISGHWIWGGGWLSQLGFHDFAGSTAVHFVGGVTACLGAWMLGPRIGKYGKDGKARAIPGHNLTAMALGVFILWFCWFGFNGGSTVSMTGDDTMVSAGLICFNTNLAAALATCAALITTWVRYGKPDVSLTFNGALAGLVAITAGCDMVDPFGAAIIGIVAGVLCVFSVEFFDNVAKIDDPVGAVSVHCVNGAWGTLATGLFSTSQGVFYGHGFSFFGIQVLGLVSVLVWVLVSMFIIFTLIKKTVGLRVTQQEEIDGLDMHEHGLTSAYAGFAISDATYAELDVNENTDLGEDDLAKASPAQVAAAVKVQKEAPLPADLDSGMHKVSIIVQLAKFDALKQALNRVGVTGMTVTQVMGCGLQKGSGEKYRGAEVDATLLPKVKVEVVISKIPVDTIIDAATKALYTGHIGDGKIFVYNVAKVVKVRTGEQDYAALQDVE, from the coding sequence ATGTACAACTCGGCAGACGTTACATGGACACTGGTTGCGGCGTTCATGGTCTTTTTCATGCAGGCAGGCTTCGCCCTCTGCGAAGCGGGCCTGACCCGTGCCAAAAACACCGGCAATATTCTGATGAAGAATATGATGGACTTTTGTATCGGAACGCCCTGCTACTGGCTGGTCGGCTTCGGTGTGATGTTTGCGGGCACCGGCGCCTTCATCGGCGGGTTTGACCCGTTCATCCAGGGCAGCTACGATTTCGGCGGCCTGCCCCTGTGGGTCTACGTGGTCTTCCAGACTGTGTTCTGCGCCACCGCCGCCACCATCGTCTCCGGCTCCATGGCAGAGCGCACCAAGTTCAGCGCCTACTGCCTCTACTCCGCCGCCATCAGCCTCATCGTCTATCCCATCTCCGGTCACTGGATCTGGGGCGGCGGCTGGCTCAGCCAGCTGGGCTTCCATGACTTCGCCGGTTCCACGGCCGTCCACTTCGTCGGCGGTGTCACCGCCTGCCTGGGCGCCTGGATGCTCGGCCCCCGTATCGGCAAGTACGGCAAGGACGGCAAGGCCCGCGCCATCCCCGGCCACAACCTGACCGCCATGGCTTTGGGCGTCTTCATCCTCTGGTTCTGCTGGTTCGGCTTCAACGGCGGCTCCACCGTCTCCATGACCGGTGACGACACCATGGTCTCCGCCGGCCTCATCTGCTTCAACACCAACCTGGCCGCCGCCCTCGCTACCTGCGCGGCCCTCATCACCACCTGGGTGCGCTACGGCAAACCCGATGTCTCCCTGACCTTCAACGGCGCGCTGGCCGGCCTCGTCGCCATCACCGCCGGCTGTGACATGGTGGATCCCTTCGGTGCCGCCATCATCGGCATCGTCGCCGGCGTCCTCTGCGTCTTCTCCGTGGAGTTCTTCGACAACGTGGCCAAGATCGATGACCCCGTGGGTGCGGTCTCCGTCCACTGCGTCAACGGCGCCTGGGGCACTCTCGCCACCGGCCTGTTCTCCACCAGCCAGGGCGTCTTCTACGGCCACGGCTTCTCCTTCTTCGGCATCCAGGTGCTGGGCCTGGTCAGCGTGCTGGTCTGGGTCCTGGTCTCCATGTTCATCATCTTCACCCTCATCAAGAAGACCGTCGGCCTGCGCGTCACCCAGCAGGAAGAGATCGACGGCCTGGATATGCACGAGCATGGCCTCACCAGCGCCTACGCCGGTTTTGCCATCAGCGATGCTACCTACGCTGAACTGGATGTGAACGAAAACACCGACCTGGGCGAGGACGATCTCGCCAAGGCCAGCCCCGCCCAGGTGGCGGCGGCCGTCAAGGTCCAGAAAGAAGCGCCTCTGCCGGCGGATCTGGATTCCGGCATGCACAAGGTTTCCATCATCGTCCAGCTGGCCAAGTTCGACGCCCTGAAGCAAGCACTCAACCGCGTCGGCGTCACCGGTATGACGGTCACCCAGGTCATGGGCTGCGGCCTCCAGAAGGGCAGCGGTGAGAAATACCGCGGCGCCGAAGTGGATGCCACCCTGCTCCCCAAGGTCAAGGTGGAAGTGGTCATCAGCAAGATCCCCGTGGATACCATCATCGATGCGGCCACCAAGGCACTGTACACCGGCCACATCGGCGACGGCAAGATCTTCGTCTACAACGTGGCGAAGGTCGTCAAGGTCCGCACCGGCGAGCAGGATTACGCCGCCCTGCAGGACGTGGAATAA
- a CDS encoding acylphosphatase produces MSAVRRRWRFEGRVQGVGFRYFATCAAQKLGLTGWVANNWDGSVTLEAQGEPAQLEKLVPIIERTCRWGRIEGMTVKNLPLEEHEYGFEERSGD; encoded by the coding sequence ATGAGCGCGGTACGCCGCCGCTGGCGGTTCGAGGGCCGGGTGCAGGGGGTAGGGTTCCGGTATTTTGCCACCTGCGCGGCCCAGAAGCTGGGTCTCACGGGCTGGGTGGCCAACAACTGGGACGGCAGCGTCACCCTGGAGGCCCAGGGCGAACCGGCCCAGCTGGAAAAGCTGGTGCCCATCATCGAGCGCACCTGCCGCTGGGGACGCATCGAGGGCATGACGGTGAAAAACCTCCCCCTGGAAGAACACGAGTACGGCTTCGAGGAGCGCAGCGGGGACTAG
- a CDS encoding heavy metal translocating P-type ATPase: MQRYEITGMSCAACASHVEKAVAAVPGVQSVSVSLLTHSMQVETVPDADEITLQKRICRAVEAAGYGAAPADDSMDGALDDTETPRLKKRLVQSLCFLVPLMYLSMGHMIGLPLPPFLEGGGPGALVYGLLQLALTLPVCWINRAFFVSGWNGLRTKAPGMDTLVSLGAGAALVYGVFALAMMGAGLASGDEALVLQYRHDLYFESAAMILTLITVGKTLEAYSKGRTTDALKSLMQLAPQTATVLREGQPVTVPVSEVAVGDIFLVKPGEAIPVDGTVAEGVSSVNEAALTGESMPVDKFPGSPVSAATINQNGALTCRAERVGQDTTLSQVIRLVRDAAATKAPLAKTADKVSGIFVPAVMAIAAVTFLVWLLLGQTFAYALARGISVLVISCPCALGLATPVAIMVGSGVGAKHGILFKTAASLETTGYTDTVLLDKTGTITTGEPSVVQIVGTRRVPEKFLLSMAAGLELRSEHPLARAILQRAEQDKIKYTAVAAFEAVPGQGLRGKVAGKVIAGGNADFIRTTCVLPPDLEEAGQQMSKNGITPLYFSLAGSPAGVIGVSDVVKKTSAGAIAQMKALGLNVVLLTGDNEATARHIGSMVGLDARHVVAGVLPAGKEQEVRRWQKKGRVAMVGDGINDAPALTRAETGIAIGAGADVALDAADVVLVRSDLVDVPAAVRLSRAVVRNIHENLFWAFFYNAICIPLAAGVFTGLGITLNPMIASAAMSLSSICVVGNALRLNTLDPRSADRDAPPKHKAPPRQAPAPAPACPAACPVQEVKTMTKTIHIEGMMCAHCEATVKKALEALDGVASAAVSHEAGTAVVTLTHAVDDAALKAAVEAKDYTVVGIDG; the protein is encoded by the coding sequence ATGCAACGCTATGAAATCACCGGTATGAGCTGCGCGGCTTGCGCCAGTCATGTGGAAAAAGCCGTGGCGGCGGTGCCCGGCGTGCAGTCGGTGTCGGTCAGTCTGCTGACCCACTCGATGCAGGTCGAAACCGTCCCCGATGCCGACGAAATCACCTTACAGAAACGCATCTGCCGGGCGGTGGAGGCCGCCGGCTACGGCGCCGCGCCCGCCGACGATTCGATGGACGGCGCTCTGGACGACACCGAGACCCCCCGCCTGAAAAAACGGCTGGTGCAGAGCCTCTGTTTCCTGGTGCCGCTGATGTACCTTTCCATGGGGCATATGATCGGCCTGCCCCTGCCGCCCTTTTTGGAAGGGGGCGGCCCCGGCGCGCTGGTCTACGGTCTTTTGCAGCTGGCGCTGACTTTGCCGGTCTGCTGGATCAACCGGGCGTTCTTTGTCAGCGGCTGGAACGGTCTGCGCACCAAAGCCCCCGGCATGGATACCCTGGTATCGCTCGGCGCCGGGGCGGCCCTGGTCTACGGGGTCTTTGCCCTGGCCATGATGGGCGCCGGGCTGGCCTCCGGCGACGAGGCCCTGGTGCTCCAGTACCGCCACGACCTCTATTTTGAGTCGGCGGCCATGATCCTGACCCTCATCACGGTGGGCAAGACGCTGGAAGCCTACAGCAAGGGCCGCACCACCGACGCCCTGAAAAGTCTTATGCAGCTGGCCCCCCAGACCGCCACGGTGCTGCGGGAGGGTCAGCCCGTCACGGTGCCGGTGAGTGAGGTGGCGGTGGGGGACATCTTCCTGGTGAAACCCGGCGAGGCCATCCCGGTGGACGGCACGGTGGCGGAGGGCGTGTCCAGCGTCAACGAGGCCGCCCTCACCGGCGAGAGCATGCCGGTGGACAAGTTCCCCGGCTCCCCGGTGAGCGCCGCCACCATCAACCAGAACGGCGCCCTGACCTGCCGCGCTGAGCGCGTCGGGCAGGATACGACCCTCTCCCAGGTCATCCGCCTGGTGCGGGACGCCGCCGCCACCAAGGCCCCCCTGGCCAAGACCGCCGACAAGGTGTCGGGCATCTTTGTGCCCGCCGTCATGGCCATCGCGGCGGTGACCTTCCTCGTCTGGCTGCTGCTGGGCCAGACCTTCGCTTACGCGCTGGCCCGGGGCATCTCGGTGCTGGTCATCAGCTGCCCCTGCGCCCTGGGGCTTGCCACCCCCGTGGCCATCATGGTGGGCAGCGGCGTGGGCGCCAAGCACGGCATCTTGTTTAAAACCGCCGCCAGCCTGGAGACCACCGGCTACACCGACACGGTACTGCTGGACAAGACCGGCACCATCACCACCGGCGAGCCCAGCGTGGTGCAGATCGTGGGCACCCGCCGCGTGCCGGAAAAGTTCCTTCTCAGCATGGCGGCGGGGCTGGAACTGCGCAGCGAACATCCCCTGGCCCGGGCCATTCTCCAGCGGGCCGAACAGGACAAGATCAAGTATACGGCGGTGGCCGCCTTTGAGGCCGTCCCCGGTCAGGGCCTGCGGGGCAAGGTGGCCGGCAAGGTCATCGCCGGCGGCAACGCCGACTTCATCCGCACCACCTGCGTGCTGCCCCCCGATCTGGAGGAAGCCGGGCAGCAGATGAGCAAAAACGGCATCACGCCGCTCTATTTCTCCCTGGCGGGCAGCCCGGCGGGGGTCATCGGCGTCTCCGACGTGGTGAAAAAGACCTCGGCAGGGGCCATCGCCCAGATGAAGGCCCTGGGCCTCAACGTGGTGCTCCTCACCGGCGACAACGAAGCCACCGCCCGGCACATCGGCTCCATGGTGGGGCTGGATGCCCGCCATGTGGTGGCGGGGGTTCTCCCCGCGGGCAAGGAGCAGGAGGTCCGCCGCTGGCAGAAGAAGGGCCGGGTGGCCATGGTGGGGGACGGCATCAACGACGCCCCCGCCCTGACCCGGGCCGAGACCGGCATTGCCATCGGCGCCGGGGCCGACGTAGCCCTGGACGCCGCCGACGTGGTGCTGGTGCGCAGCGACCTGGTGGATGTGCCGGCGGCCGTGCGGTTGTCCCGGGCGGTGGTACGCAACATCCACGAGAACCTTTTCTGGGCGTTCTTCTATAACGCCATCTGCATTCCCCTGGCGGCGGGGGTCTTCACGGGGCTGGGCATCACCCTCAACCCCATGATCGCCTCGGCAGCCATGAGCCTTTCCAGCATCTGCGTGGTGGGCAACGCCCTGCGGCTCAATACCCTGGATCCCCGCAGCGCCGACCGCGACGCCCCGCCCAAACACAAGGCACCGCCCCGTCAGGCCCCGGCTCCCGCCCCGGCCTGTCCGGCGGCCTGCCCGGTACAGGAGGTAAAAACCATGACAAAGACCATCCATATTGAGGGCATGATGTGTGCCCACTGTGAAGCCACCGTGAAGAAGGCCCTGGAAGCCCTGGACGGGGTGGCCTCTGCCGCCGTCAGCCACGAGGCGGGCACGGCGGTGGTGACGCTGACCCATGCAGTGGACGACGCTGCCCTGAAAGCCGCGGTGGAGGCCAAGGACTACACCGTGGTGGGCATCGACGGATGA
- a CDS encoding M18 family aminopeptidase — MIDDLFEFLQEGVTPYHAAATAAAWLEAAGFTRLEEADYWNLEPGKGYYILRNGSAVVAWRIPDHAIGGWRITASHSDAPGWKIKSDAVTNDGCRRLSVEGYGGMNMASWLDRPLTVAGRVLVRTEDGVETRLVHFDRDLLVIPSLAIHMQRNVNKGHEYNPQIDMQPLWGPEGSRSLTDLLCEALGVAAEDILDRDLQLVTRQAPTQIGPDGEYFLAPRIDDLECAATTLLGFIDAAAETDSACAPVWAMLDNEEVGSSSRQGAQSSFLRDVLDRILESIPHSAQMEHRALANSFLLSADNGHATHPNFPAKSDPAAPVRLGGGVLLKYNASQKYTTNALSGGIFRAICEKAGVKVQTFTNRADEAGGSTLGNLQSHSLPIPMADIGLPQLAMHSAVETAAVSDAEAMVRAVAAFYRVHLRALGDGVYTLE; from the coding sequence ATGATCGACGATTTGTTTGAATTTTTGCAGGAGGGTGTGACCCCCTACCACGCGGCGGCCACGGCGGCCGCCTGGCTGGAGGCCGCGGGCTTCACCCGGCTGGAGGAGGCCGATTACTGGAACCTGGAACCGGGCAAGGGGTACTACATCCTGCGCAACGGTTCCGCCGTGGTGGCCTGGCGCATCCCCGACCATGCCATCGGCGGGTGGCGGATCACCGCCAGCCACAGCGACGCCCCGGGCTGGAAGATCAAGTCCGACGCCGTGACGAACGACGGCTGCCGCCGCCTGAGTGTGGAGGGCTACGGCGGCATGAACATGGCCTCCTGGCTGGACCGTCCCCTGACGGTGGCAGGCCGGGTGCTGGTGCGCACCGAAGATGGGGTGGAGACCCGCCTGGTCCACTTTGACCGGGACCTGCTGGTGATCCCCTCCCTGGCCATCCACATGCAGCGGAACGTGAACAAGGGCCACGAGTACAACCCCCAGATCGACATGCAGCCCCTGTGGGGCCCCGAGGGGAGCCGCAGCCTCACCGACCTGCTCTGCGAGGCGCTGGGCGTGGCCGCCGAGGACATCCTCGACCGGGATCTCCAGCTGGTGACCCGCCAGGCCCCCACCCAGATCGGCCCCGACGGGGAGTATTTCCTGGCCCCCCGCATCGACGACCTGGAATGCGCCGCCACCACCCTGCTGGGCTTCATCGACGCGGCCGCCGAGACGGACAGCGCCTGCGCCCCCGTCTGGGCCATGCTGGACAACGAGGAGGTGGGTTCCTCCAGCCGCCAGGGCGCCCAGAGCAGCTTTTTGCGGGACGTGCTGGACCGGATCCTGGAATCCATCCCCCACAGCGCCCAGATGGAACACCGGGCGCTGGCCAACAGTTTCCTGCTCAGCGCCGACAACGGCCACGCCACCCATCCCAATTTCCCCGCCAAGAGCGACCCGGCAGCCCCCGTGCGGCTGGGCGGCGGCGTGCTGCTGAAATACAACGCCAGCCAGAAATACACCACCAACGCTTTGAGCGGCGGCATCTTCCGGGCCATCTGCGAGAAGGCCGGGGTGAAGGTGCAGACCTTCACCAACCGCGCCGACGAGGCGGGCGGCAGCACCCTGGGCAATCTCCAGAGCCACAGCTTGCCCATCCCCATGGCGGACATCGGCCTGCCCCAGCTGGCCATGCACTCCGCCGTGGAGACCGCCGCGGTGTCCGACGCCGAGGCCATGGTCAGGGCGGTGGCGGCCTTCTACCGGGTGCATCTGCGGGCGCTGGGCGACGGCGTCTATACCCTGGAATGA
- a CDS encoding glycosyltransferase family 2 protein produces MDSLYIVMPAYNEQDTIASVAEEWYQVVDKIGGESKLVIADSGSTDQTHSILLKYKETHPRLEILSDTGKFHGPKLIAMYNYAIRQKADWVFQTDSDGQTTASEFQQFWDKRSTCDAVLGVRKVRGDGQARAFVEKVVCFLLKLYFGVNVPDANAPYRLMRVDVLAKYMPRFSPEYNLPNIMLTTFFAYYQQKIEFLTITFKPRQGGTNSIDLMKICKIGWHALGDFHKFKRSM; encoded by the coding sequence ATGGACAGTTTGTATATTGTTATGCCGGCTTATAACGAACAGGACACGATTGCATCCGTAGCCGAAGAATGGTACCAAGTGGTAGATAAAATCGGCGGAGAGTCGAAGCTAGTTATTGCCGACAGCGGGAGCACTGATCAGACTCATTCGATTTTGCTTAAATACAAGGAAACACATCCTCGACTGGAGATTTTGAGCGATACCGGAAAATTTCATGGGCCCAAACTGATTGCGATGTATAACTATGCAATCCGGCAGAAAGCGGACTGGGTATTTCAAACGGACTCTGACGGTCAGACGACTGCGTCTGAGTTTCAACAGTTCTGGGATAAACGCAGTACCTGCGACGCGGTGCTGGGTGTGCGGAAAGTGCGCGGAGATGGTCAGGCACGGGCTTTTGTGGAAAAAGTCGTCTGTTTCCTGCTCAAACTCTATTTTGGCGTCAACGTGCCTGATGCCAACGCCCCCTATCGCTTGATGAGGGTAGATGTCCTTGCCAAGTATATGCCGCGTTTCTCGCCGGAATACAATTTGCCGAATATTATGCTGACAACTTTTTTTGCCTATTATCAACAAAAAATTGAATTCTTGACAATTACATTTAAGCCTCGGCAGGGAGGAACCAATTCCATTGATCTTATGAAAATCTGCAAGATTGGTTGGCATGCGCTGGGGGATTTTCACAAGTTTAAGCGCAGCATGTAA
- a CDS encoding type III pantothenate kinase: MILALNIGNSNITFGSYTRDGKLVFSSRLFADTALSSDELLYKMVNMLALYGAEPREVTDVIFSSVVPALTPRMREALHKMCEAPVMEVGPGLKSGVRIRMDNPAQLGGELLCAVVGALQRHTPPLVVANFDTAISMLAVDAEGALIGGAILPGPQMSLAALVKNTAQLPQVELDAKPKRMVGANTADCLHSGMVHGTAAMVDGMVENFRTALHAPGAPLVATGTLPRSVRSACRTDIDYRDTLVLDGLYTIWQRNARR; the protein is encoded by the coding sequence ATGATCCTGGCTTTGAATATCGGAAACTCCAACATCACCTTCGGTTCCTATACAAGGGACGGCAAGCTGGTGTTTTCCTCCCGGCTGTTCGCCGACACGGCCCTGAGCAGCGACGAACTGTTATATAAAATGGTAAACATGCTGGCGCTGTACGGTGCCGAGCCCCGGGAAGTCACCGACGTGATCTTTTCCAGCGTGGTGCCGGCGCTGACCCCCCGGATGCGGGAAGCCCTGCACAAGATGTGCGAGGCCCCCGTGATGGAGGTAGGTCCCGGGCTGAAGAGCGGGGTGCGCATCCGGATGGACAACCCCGCCCAGCTGGGGGGCGAGCTGCTCTGCGCCGTGGTGGGGGCGTTGCAGCGGCACACCCCGCCCCTGGTGGTGGCGAACTTTGACACCGCCATCTCGATGCTGGCGGTGGACGCCGAGGGGGCGCTGATCGGCGGGGCGATTTTGCCGGGGCCCCAGATGTCGCTGGCGGCGCTGGTGAAGAACACCGCCCAGCTGCCCCAGGTAGAGCTGGACGCAAAACCCAAGCGGATGGTGGGGGCCAACACGGCGGACTGCCTGCACAGCGGCATGGTGCACGGCACGGCGGCCATGGTGGACGGCATGGTGGAGAACTTCCGCACCGCGCTGCACGCCCCCGGGGCGCCGCTGGTGGCCACGGGGACGCTGCCCCGCAGTGTGCGCAGCGCCTGCCGCACGGACATCGACTACCGGGACACCCTGGTGCTGGACGGGCTGTACACCATCTGGCAGCGCAACGCGCGGCGGTAA
- the rsmI gene encoding 16S rRNA (cytidine(1402)-2'-O)-methyltransferase yields MAGTLYLVATPIGNLDDMPPRVAATFGAVDFVAAEDTRVTLRLLNHLGLKKPLVSYYEHALHHGEAILQRIEAGEDCALCSDAGMPCISDPGEQIVAEAHARGIRVVPVPGASACITALAASGQPTARFVFEGFLPVPKRERRERLAALQGETRTILFYEAPHKLRGTLEDLTAAFGADRPVSLCRELTKLHEEIVKTTLGEAAAYYKDHDPRGEYVLVVAGADPAAAATEAEPTKEDVVAAAKALLAGGMPPSAATKQAAAGTPFSKGEIYKELIAKA; encoded by the coding sequence TTGGCCGGGACATTGTATCTGGTGGCGACGCCCATCGGCAATCTGGACGACATGCCGCCGCGGGTGGCGGCCACGTTCGGGGCGGTGGATTTTGTGGCCGCCGAGGATACCCGCGTGACGCTGCGGCTGCTGAACCATCTGGGGCTGAAAAAGCCGCTGGTGAGTTACTATGAGCACGCCCTGCACCACGGCGAGGCGATCCTGCAGCGCATCGAGGCGGGGGAAGACTGCGCCCTGTGCAGTGACGCGGGGATGCCCTGCATCAGCGATCCCGGCGAGCAGATCGTAGCCGAAGCCCATGCCCGGGGGATCCGGGTGGTGCCGGTGCCGGGGGCATCGGCCTGCATCACGGCGCTGGCGGCCAGCGGGCAGCCCACGGCGCGGTTCGTCTTTGAGGGATTTCTGCCGGTGCCCAAGCGGGAGCGGCGGGAGCGGCTGGCTGCTTTGCAGGGGGAGACCCGGACCATACTGTTCTATGAAGCGCCCCACAAGCTGCGGGGCACGCTGGAGGACCTGACGGCGGCGTTCGGGGCCGACCGGCCGGTGAGTCTGTGCCGGGAGCTGACCAAGCTCCACGAGGAGATCGTCAAGACCACCCTGGGGGAAGCGGCAGCCTACTATAAAGACCACGACCCGCGGGGAGAGTACGTGCTGGTGGTGGCGGGGGCGGACCCTGCCGCGGCGGCCACGGAGGCCGAGCCCACCAAGGAGGACGTGGTAGCGGCGGCGAAAGCGCTGCTGGCGGGGGGCATGCCGCCCTCGGCAGCGACGAAGCAGGCGGCCGCGGGCACGCCCTTCTCCAAGGGAGAGATTTACAAGGAACTCATCGCCAAAGCGTGA
- the gluQRS gene encoding tRNA glutamyl-Q(34) synthetase GluQRS: MTTGRYAPSPSGRMHLGNLLCCLLAWLSAKSKGGQVLLRIEDLDTQRCPRVYADAIMDDLQWLGLAADGPEPPVYQSERSEIYQYYYNKLADRGLVYPCFCSRSQLHAASAPHRSDGQVVYAGTCRNLTPEQVAEKAKTRAPAWRVQVPDEVIGFTDGHMGYYAENLARDCGDFYLRRADGVFAYQLAVVVDDALMGVTEVVRGSDLLSSTPRQLWLYRELGLTAPRFYHLPLLLAADGRRLSKRDGDQSLEHLRARYAPEEVVGKLAYACGLQDTPRPAAPADLVAGFTWERLPKHDILLPENLF; encoded by the coding sequence ATGACCACCGGACGGTACGCCCCCAGTCCCAGCGGACGGATGCACCTGGGGAATCTGCTCTGCTGTCTGCTGGCCTGGCTCAGCGCCAAAAGCAAAGGCGGGCAGGTGCTGCTGCGCATCGAGGACCTGGACACCCAGCGGTGTCCCCGGGTCTACGCCGACGCCATCATGGACGATCTGCAGTGGCTGGGCCTGGCCGCCGACGGCCCCGAACCGCCGGTCTACCAGAGCGAGCGGTCGGAGATTTATCAGTACTATTATAACAAGCTGGCCGACCGGGGGCTGGTCTATCCCTGCTTTTGCAGCCGCAGCCAGCTCCACGCCGCCAGCGCCCCCCACCGCAGCGACGGCCAGGTGGTCTACGCCGGTACCTGCCGGAATTTGACGCCGGAACAGGTGGCGGAAAAGGCAAAAACCCGCGCCCCCGCCTGGCGGGTGCAGGTGCCCGACGAGGTCATCGGCTTCACCGACGGCCACATGGGCTACTATGCCGAAAATCTCGCCCGGGACTGCGGCGACTTCTACCTGCGCCGGGCGGACGGGGTGTTTGCCTACCAGCTGGCCGTCGTCGTGGACGACGCCCTCATGGGGGTCACCGAGGTGGTGCGGGGGAGTGACCTGCTCTCCAGCACGCCCCGGCAGCTCTGGCTCTACCGGGAACTGGGGCTCACGGCCCCTCGCTTTTACCATCTGCCCCTGCTGCTGGCCGCCGACGGACGGCGGCTCTCCAAGCGGGACGGGGACCAGAGCCTCGAACATCTGCGGGCCAGGTATGCCCCCGAGGAAGTGGTGGGCAAGCTGGCCTACGCCTGCGGTTTGCAGGACACACCCCGCCCCGCCGCCCCGGCGGATCTGGTGGCCGGGTTTACCTGGGAACGTCTGCCAAAACACGACATCCTTTTGCCGGAAAACCTGTTTTAA
- a CDS encoding glycosyltransferase family 39 protein, which produces MKEWKNVFAKKEKVLLGGILACLALLFLANATRSPLWYDEGIEYFYSKVMVGAVPAGGGTTTMYQRICSTYQPPLYNILMYVWLLLFDFGDFSFRLSGIVIMLLGCLGLYKCLKELTEPVWAMLGLVLYALTDKVMYYTLECGEYVLMLCCINWMLYFFVKELRASSTKMLVGFFVFAVLSVYSQYGAVFVVLPLYLALLLHNRKTSLKKMLLATLIVAVVAAIPLMVLFIAPQMKNQGSATVSHMPVFESNLLVDYVKGFFYKVIHFWYFSSADAPVLSKVPVYLICLAIVLAFFGYVLGRKNGMGKYLATVSVLSYTVYFAAVLFSFYGYNYWDDFRGTANLGKRYSVFLIPLITVFIVYGLYTLQQALTKKAVLQKAATGILCGGLLVFSCLGVVNLEIGWTKDDVRSISQLWYENKGYETTTLVHDWSNANFQFYLMHDDKYDPAYQEKILALDSWVREAPAEEMEERFQQMGVFDLPSLYFVGPYDRYQSSYTTFCQVMEEQGYTVTQLYCGKSALLYVEKESQTIS; this is translated from the coding sequence TTGAAAGAGTGGAAAAACGTTTTTGCCAAAAAGGAAAAGGTCCTTTTAGGGGGAATTCTGGCATGTTTGGCTTTGCTTTTCCTTGCCAACGCCACACGGTCGCCTCTTTGGTATGACGAGGGTATTGAATATTTTTATTCCAAGGTAATGGTGGGAGCAGTGCCGGCAGGCGGCGGCACCACCACGATGTATCAACGTATATGTTCTACTTATCAGCCACCCTTGTACAATATTTTGATGTATGTGTGGCTCCTCCTTTTTGATTTTGGAGATTTTTCATTTCGCTTGTCCGGCATTGTAATCATGCTGTTAGGCTGTTTGGGCCTCTATAAATGCCTCAAAGAGCTGACAGAGCCGGTTTGGGCTATGCTGGGGCTTGTGCTTTATGCGCTGACCGATAAGGTTATGTACTATACACTGGAATGCGGCGAGTATGTCCTTATGCTGTGCTGCATAAACTGGATGCTGTACTTTTTTGTAAAAGAGCTTCGGGCCTCATCCACCAAAATGTTGGTTGGCTTTTTTGTCTTTGCGGTTTTGTCTGTATACAGCCAGTATGGCGCGGTGTTTGTTGTACTGCCTCTCTACTTGGCACTGCTGCTGCATAACCGAAAAACCAGCCTTAAAAAGATGCTGCTGGCAACGCTTATTGTGGCCGTGGTGGCGGCAATCCCTTTGATGGTGCTGTTTATTGCACCACAGATGAAAAATCAAGGGTCTGCAACAGTTTCGCATATGCCGGTTTTTGAAAGCAATCTGCTGGTGGACTATGTGAAGGGGTTTTTCTATAAGGTCATCCATTTCTGGTATTTTTCCAGCGCAGATGCACCAGTTTTGAGTAAAGTCCCGGTATATTTGATCTGCCTTGCTATTGTGCTTGCTTTCTTTGGCTATGTACTGGGCAGGAAAAATGGAATGGGAAAGTATCTGGCAACGGTTTCTGTCCTTTCGTACACGGTATATTTTGCTGCGGTATTGTTTTCGTTTTATGGATATAATTACTGGGACGACTTTAGGGGTACTGCGAATCTTGGAAAACGGTACAGTGTTTTTCTCATCCCTCTGATAACGGTTTTTATTGTGTATGGATTGTACACGCTGCAGCAGGCGTTGACGAAAAAGGCGGTACTTCAAAAGGCTGCGACAGGGATTCTGTGCGGGGGATTGTTGGTGTTTTCCTGCCTGGGTGTTGTTAATTTGGAAATCGGATGGACGAAGGATGATGTCCGTTCTATTTCCCAACTTTGGTATGAAAACAAGGGTTATGAAACAACGACCCTCGTTCATGATTGGTCCAATGCCAATTTCCAGTTCTACCTGATGCACGATGACAAATATGATCCGGCTTATCAAGAGAAGATTCTGGCCCTGGATTCCTGGGTTAGAGAAGCCCCGGCGGAAGAGATGGAAGAACGCTTTCAGCAGATGGGAGTGTTTGATCTGCCGTCACTTTACTTTGTGGGACCGTATGACAGATACCAAAGCAGTTATACGACTTTCTGCCAGGTAATGGAGGAACAGGGCTATACCGTTACGCAGCTTTACTGTGGGAAATCAGCGTTACTGTATGTAGAAAAAGAAAGCCAAACAATCTCCTGA